Sequence from the Deltaproteobacteria bacterium genome:
CCCCTGACGTTATTGATCATCTTCGGCCCTCACTATACCCTCTATATCATGGTTTCCGTGGCCGCCATCCTCGGACTCTATGAGTTTTATAATCTGGCCCTACCGGAACAGAGGGCAGCAGGAAAGATCGGCGGGGTTATCCTGGGAACAATCCTCTGCGGGGTCTTTCAGTGGGCCCCCTATGAGGCGGTCATCTCACTCCTAGGGGTGATCCTCTTGGTCCTTTTCCTTAGCTTTCCTCTCCTCTCCTCTGAGCTCTCCACCCTGCCGAACCGGATCGGGATCACCTTTTTCGGCATCGTCTACATCCCCTTTCTGCTGTCCTATGTAACCTTGATCAACAAATTGCCCGAAGGGATCCTCTGGGTCCTTTTGCTTGTAGCCACCGTATGGGCAGGGGACACCTTTGCACTCCTTATCGGCTCCTTTTGGGGGAGACATAAGCTTTGTCCCCGGATCAGCCCTAAAAAGACGGTAGAGGGGTTTTTTAGTTGTTTTATCGGCGCTATACTTTCTCTTTTTGCTTTTAAATCCCTGTTCCTTCCCGCATTGGCGACAAAGGATGCTCTTATCATTGGATCAGGCATCGCCCTCTTCGGGCAGTTGGGGGACCTCTCTGAATCGATGATTAAGAGGGGGGCCAAAGTGAAGGACTCAGGGGCCCTCATCCCTGGACATGGGGGGATGCTCGATAGATTGGACAGCTTCCTCTTCTCTTCCCCTTTTCTTTATTACTTTTTGGTCTATAAAATTTACCCTGGGGTATTATGAAGCGGTTGGCCATCTTGGGATCTACCGGATCCATCGGGGTTAATACCCTCGACATCGTGGGACGGTTCAGGGACGAATTTGATGTTCTAGCCCTTTCTGCCGGGACCAACCTGCCGTTGCTGCGCGAACAGATCAAAAAGTTCAAGCCCCAACTTGTCTCTGTCCTAAACCAAGAACTTGCCCAAACCCTCCAAAGGGATCTTCGGAGCGAAGGGGTGGAGGTAGTGTATGGACAAGAGGGACTCGTTCTTGTAGCCACCTTCCCAGGGGTGGAGATGGTGGTCTCGGCGGTGGTGGGTTCGGCAGGTCTCTTTCCGCTGCTTGCGGCCATCGAGGAGGGGAAGGATATCGCCTTGGCGAATAAGGAATCGATGGTGATGGCCGGTGAGATCATTGTAAAAAAGGCGCAAGAGAGGGGGGTGGATATCTTACCCATCGACAGTGAACACAGCGCCATCTTTCAAGCCTTGGGAGGAAAGAGGGGATGGGAAGAGGTAAGGAGGATAATTTTGACCGCCTCGGGGGGCCCTCTTTACTCCTTGCCCGCTGCGGGGTTACAAGGGGTAAGCCCCCAAGAGGCCTTGGCCCACCCTGTTTGGGAGATGGGCCCCAAGATCTCGGTGGATTCTGCCACCTTGATGAATAAGGGGTTGGAGGTCATCGAGGCCCACTGGTTCTTCCAGGTCCCCCCGGAAAAGATCGAGATCCTGATCCACCCCCAGGGGGTGATCCACTCCTTAGTGGAATTTGTGGATAGATCCATCATCGCCCAGCTCAGCATCCCAGATATGAAGATCCCCATCGCCTATGCCCTCTCTTATCCCAGGAGGTTGAAGGTGGATCTCCCCTCGCTGAACTTTGTTGAACTCGCCAACCTGACCTTCGCCCCCCCTGACTACGAGAAATTCCCTTCTCTGAGGTTGGCCTATCAGGCCTTAGAGAGAGGGGGGACCTTGCCGAGTGTGCTCAACGCCGCCAATGAGATGGCGGTAGATGCCTTTCTTCAAGGCAGGATCAGCTTTGATCAAATCCCGCAGGTGGTCGTGCGCACCATGGACGGGCACAGGGCGACCCCTTTGAAAGGGGTGGACGACGCCCTGCAAGCGGACCGGTGGGCCAGGGAAAAGGCCCTAGACTTCATCCAAAAGGTGTCCCGATGATCCATATTGTGGCCTTTTTGTTTGTACTGGGGGTATTGATTTTCGTCCATGAACTGGGGCATTTCCTCGTCGCCAAACTGGGGGGGGTAAAGGTGTTGAAGTTCTCCCTCGGCTTTGGCCCCAAGCTTATCGGCAAAAAAATAGGTGAGACAGAATATATGATATCCGCCCTCCCCCTAGGGGGATACGTAAAACTCTTTGGGGATGACCCCGGGGAAAAGGTCGCAAAAGAGGAAGAGGGGAGGGCCTTTCGCTATCAATCCGTGCGCAAGAGGATGGCCATCGTTGTGGCTGGACCCCTGGCAAACATGCTGTTCGCAGCCCTCATCTTCTCCTCGCTGTTCAGTGTGGGGATCCCTCAATTATCTCCCGTAGTGGGGAAGGTAGCAGACGGTTTTCCCGCCCAAAAGGCAGGGGTAAGGCCTGGAGATGTGATCTTAAAGGTGAACGAAAAGGAGATAGCCCAATGGTCCGATCTCCTCTCGGTAATCCCCAAGAGCGAGGGGGGGGAGCTTCAGTTGACCCTTAAGAGGGGGGAAGAGGTCATTAGAATAAGGGTCACCCCCCAGGCCGTAACGAAAAAAAACATCTTCGGCGAGGAAATCAAGACCTATCAGATCGGAATCATAGCGTCAGGGGAGGCCGTACTCAAAAGGGAGCCCGTCCACAAGGCGGTGGGCAAGGGTTTTCATCAAACCTGGTTTGTCAGCAAGCTGGTGGTGTTAAGCATCGTCAAGATCATACAGCGGGTCATCCCAGCCAAGACCATAGGAGGCCCCATCCTCATCGCCCAGATGGCCGGCAAGCAGGCCCAACAGGGTCTTCTTAACCTTATCTTTTTCACCGCGGTGTTAAGCATCAACCTGGGCATCTTGAACCTATTCCCCATTCCCATCCTCGATGGCGGTCACCTCCTCTTTCTGACCCTGGAGTCCATCATTGGGAGACCCTTAAGTATAAAGAAGCTGGAGTTGGCCCAGCAGATCGGTTTGATCATCATCATCCTGCTGATGGTCTTAGTATTCTACAACGATATCATGAGGATCCTTCCCCAAGGGACCAAGTGATGATGATCTTGGGGATCGATACATCGACCAGCTGCGGGAGCCTCGGGCTCATCGACGGGGACCAGGTAGTGGCCGAGTACAACCTTAATAGGGAGGAGACCCACTCCGCGCGTTTGATCCCTTCTATCCAGGTCCTCCTGAAGGGAGCCAAGTTGGATATCAAAGATGTAGATG
This genomic interval carries:
- a CDS encoding phosphatidate cytidylyltransferase: MMKRVFSALIIIPPLTLLIIFGPHYTLYIMVSVAAILGLYEFYNLALPEQRAAGKIGGVILGTILCGVFQWAPYEAVISLLGVILLVLFLSFPLLSSELSTLPNRIGITFFGIVYIPFLLSYVTLINKLPEGILWVLLLVATVWAGDTFALLIGSFWGRHKLCPRISPKKTVEGFFSCFIGAILSLFAFKSLFLPALATKDALIIGSGIALFGQLGDLSESMIKRGAKVKDSGALIPGHGGMLDRLDSFLFSSPFLYYFLVYKIYPGVL
- a CDS encoding 1-deoxy-D-xylulose-5-phosphate reductoisomerase — encoded protein: MKRLAILGSTGSIGVNTLDIVGRFRDEFDVLALSAGTNLPLLREQIKKFKPQLVSVLNQELAQTLQRDLRSEGVEVVYGQEGLVLVATFPGVEMVVSAVVGSAGLFPLLAAIEEGKDIALANKESMVMAGEIIVKKAQERGVDILPIDSEHSAIFQALGGKRGWEEVRRIILTASGGPLYSLPAAGLQGVSPQEALAHPVWEMGPKISVDSATLMNKGLEVIEAHWFFQVPPEKIEILIHPQGVIHSLVEFVDRSIIAQLSIPDMKIPIAYALSYPRRLKVDLPSLNFVELANLTFAPPDYEKFPSLRLAYQALERGGTLPSVLNAANEMAVDAFLQGRISFDQIPQVVVRTMDGHRATPLKGVDDALQADRWAREKALDFIQKVSR
- the rseP gene encoding RIP metalloprotease RseP, with the translated sequence MIHIVAFLFVLGVLIFVHELGHFLVAKLGGVKVLKFSLGFGPKLIGKKIGETEYMISALPLGGYVKLFGDDPGEKVAKEEEGRAFRYQSVRKRMAIVVAGPLANMLFAALIFSSLFSVGIPQLSPVVGKVADGFPAQKAGVRPGDVILKVNEKEIAQWSDLLSVIPKSEGGELQLTLKRGEEVIRIRVTPQAVTKKNIFGEEIKTYQIGIIASGEAVLKREPVHKAVGKGFHQTWFVSKLVVLSIVKIIQRVIPAKTIGGPILIAQMAGKQAQQGLLNLIFFTAVLSINLGILNLFPIPILDGGHLLFLTLESIIGRPLSIKKLELAQQIGLIIIILLMVLVFYNDIMRILPQGTK